In one Gemmatimonadota bacterium genomic region, the following are encoded:
- the rho gene encoding transcription termination factor Rho, whose translation MDISELRRKPISDLQLMAEGLGIEVTSGMRKQELIYQIEHSLLATDIALRAEGTLEVMPEGFGFLRSADYSYLAGPDDIYVSQTQIRRFNVKTGDTIRGRVRPAKAWEKYLALLQIESVNGLDPALILTRIPFDNLTPRYPDARLRLESSSEDLGMRVVDLIAPLGKGQRGLIVAPPRAGKTILLQRMANAISENHPEVELFVLLIDERPEEVTDFIASVPRAEVVSSTFDEQASRHVQVADMVIEKAKRLVEAGRDVVILLDSITRLARAHNTVTPMSGKILSGGVDAKALEKPKRFFGAARRIAGGGSLTIVATALVTTGSRMDEVIFEEFKGTGNMELVLDREIANRRVFPAIDMLKSGTRKEELLLTELERNRIFLLRHFLGDMAPEDAITFLLKRLKQTKNNEEFFARMAEGQ comes from the coding sequence GTGGACATCTCCGAACTCCGTCGCAAGCCAATTTCCGACTTGCAGCTCATGGCAGAAGGCCTCGGCATTGAGGTCACCTCCGGCATGCGCAAGCAGGAATTGATTTACCAGATCGAGCACTCGCTGCTCGCGACGGACATCGCCCTGCGCGCGGAAGGCACGCTTGAGGTTATGCCGGAGGGCTTTGGCTTTCTGAGAAGTGCCGACTACAGCTACCTGGCCGGCCCGGACGACATCTACGTCTCTCAAACGCAAATCCGCCGCTTCAATGTCAAAACGGGTGACACGATCCGCGGCCGCGTGCGCCCAGCCAAAGCGTGGGAGAAATATCTCGCGCTCCTGCAGATTGAATCGGTCAACGGACTCGATCCGGCACTCATCCTCACCCGCATTCCGTTCGACAACCTGACCCCGCGCTATCCCGACGCGCGCCTTCGCCTGGAGTCGTCCTCCGAGGACCTCGGCATGCGCGTCGTGGATCTCATTGCCCCGCTCGGCAAAGGGCAGCGCGGCCTCATTGTGGCACCGCCGCGCGCGGGGAAAACGATTTTACTCCAGCGTATGGCGAACGCCATCTCCGAGAACCATCCGGAGGTGGAGCTGTTTGTCCTTCTGATTGACGAGCGTCCAGAAGAAGTGACCGACTTTATTGCCTCGGTGCCTCGTGCTGAGGTGGTGAGCTCAACATTTGACGAACAAGCGAGCCGTCACGTGCAGGTGGCCGACATGGTCATCGAAAAAGCAAAACGATTGGTCGAAGCGGGACGCGACGTCGTCATTCTGCTCGACTCCATCACGCGGCTCGCACGCGCACATAACACCGTGACGCCAATGTCGGGCAAGATTCTCTCCGGCGGCGTCGACGCAAAAGCGCTCGAAAAACCCAAGCGCTTTTTTGGCGCCGCGCGGCGCATTGCCGGCGGCGGCTCGCTCACGATTGTCGCCACGGCGTTGGTGACCACCGGCTCGCGCATGGACGAAGTGATCTTTGAAGAGTTCAAGGGCACGGGGAACATGGAACTCGTGCTCGACCGCGAAATCGCCAACCGGCGCGTCTTTCCGGCCATCGATATGCTCAAGTCGGGGACCCGCAAAGAAGAACTGTTGCTCACCGAACTCGAACGCAATCGCATCTTCCTCCTGCGCCATTTTCTTGGCGACATGGCACCCGAGGACGCGATCACCTTTCTGCTCAAGCGTCTCAAACAGACCAAGAACAACGAAGAGTTCTTTGCGCGCATGGCCGAAGGGCAATGA
- a CDS encoding metallopeptidase TldD-related protein, whose product MTDRREFLKHAGSAGAAMALLSTFPRGLHAAPAATPQNLDRFLSGMNGGNKELMMDALNAAKLAGASWADVRIARFRQNFVVTREQQIINVVDTDTIGCGVRVLVDGCWGFAATRNLTRDAVTAAAREAAAIAKANRVARDRAVELAPAPAFPNAKWQGAYSVDPFDVTVEEKVDLLLKTNAEALKAGKVKFVSSVLFFVKQDRQYANTDGSVIEQNFVRSWPQVAVTAVADDRSDFQTRQSAEVAPMGRGWEYVKGSDLMGRARQWGEEAAQKLTAKSVDVGRYDLVLHPSNIWLTIHESIGHPLELDRALGYEANYAGTSFVAPPEDKLGKLRYGPAIMNIQGDRSQEGALSTIGYDDDGVQPDDFLIIKEGMVNDYQTTREQAPWLKWWYDKQGRPTRSHGCAYADSWSSVAFQRMPNVSLLPGKEDKTWEDLIAATDKGIAIIGDGSFSIDQQRYNAQFGGQLFYEIKGGKLAGMLKDVAYQIRTPDFWNSLDMLGGKSSYQLGGSFFDGKGQPGQSNAVSHGAVPARFRNVNIINTGRKN is encoded by the coding sequence ATGACCGATAGGCGCGAGTTCTTGAAGCATGCCGGTAGCGCCGGCGCCGCCATGGCCCTGCTGTCCACCTTCCCGCGTGGACTCCATGCCGCCCCGGCCGCCACACCCCAGAATCTCGATCGGTTCCTGAGTGGTATGAACGGTGGGAATAAGGAACTGATGATGGACGCGCTCAACGCCGCCAAGCTCGCTGGCGCGTCGTGGGCCGATGTGCGCATCGCGCGCTTTCGTCAGAACTTCGTCGTCACCCGCGAACAGCAGATCATCAACGTGGTCGACACCGACACCATCGGCTGCGGTGTGCGCGTGCTCGTCGACGGCTGCTGGGGCTTTGCCGCCACCCGCAATCTCACGCGCGACGCGGTCACCGCCGCCGCTCGCGAAGCCGCAGCCATCGCCAAAGCCAATCGTGTCGCGCGCGACCGCGCCGTGGAACTCGCCCCGGCACCTGCCTTTCCAAACGCCAAGTGGCAGGGCGCGTACTCCGTCGACCCCTTTGACGTGACCGTCGAAGAAAAAGTGGACCTCCTGCTCAAGACCAACGCCGAGGCCCTAAAGGCCGGCAAGGTGAAGTTCGTGAGCTCGGTGCTCTTTTTTGTGAAGCAAGACCGACAGTACGCCAACACCGACGGCTCCGTCATTGAGCAGAACTTCGTGCGAAGCTGGCCCCAAGTCGCCGTCACCGCTGTCGCGGATGATCGCAGCGACTTCCAAACCCGTCAGTCTGCAGAAGTCGCGCCGATGGGGCGGGGGTGGGAGTATGTGAAGGGCAGCGATCTTATGGGACGCGCCCGCCAATGGGGCGAAGAAGCCGCGCAGAAACTCACCGCCAAGTCGGTGGATGTCGGTCGGTATGATTTGGTGCTCCACCCCTCCAACATCTGGCTCACCATCCACGAATCCATCGGCCACCCGCTCGAACTCGATCGTGCGCTAGGCTACGAAGCCAACTACGCCGGCACCAGCTTCGTCGCACCCCCCGAAGACAAGCTCGGCAAACTGCGCTACGGTCCCGCCATCATGAACATCCAGGGCGACCGCTCGCAGGAAGGCGCGCTCTCCACCATCGGCTACGACGACGACGGCGTGCAGCCTGACGACTTCCTCATCATCAAGGAAGGGATGGTCAACGACTACCAGACCACGCGCGAACAAGCCCCGTGGCTCAAATGGTGGTATGACAAGCAAGGCCGGCCCACCCGCTCACACGGGTGCGCCTATGCCGACAGTTGGTCCAGCGTGGCCTTCCAGCGAATGCCCAACGTCTCCCTCTTGCCCGGCAAGGAAGACAAGACGTGGGAAGATCTCATTGCCGCCACCGACAAGGGCATCGCGATCATCGGCGACGGTTCGTTCTCCATTGATCAGCAACGCTACAACGCACAGTTCGGTGGCCAGCTGTTCTATGAGATTAAGGGCGGCAAGCTCGCCGGCATGCTCAAAGACGTGGCCTACCAGATTCGCACGCCGGACTTCTGGAACTCCCTCGACATGCTCGGCGGCAAATCCAGTTATCAGCTTGGCGGATCCTTCTTCGACGGCAAAGGACAGCCCGGTCAGTCCAACGCTGTCAGCCACGGCGCCGTGCCTGCCCGCTTCCGCAACGTCAACATCATCAACACGGGGAGGAAGAACTAA
- a CDS encoding class I SAM-dependent rRNA methyltransferase — protein sequence MKESHAVVSARGARRWQTGHPWIFRSDIVKPPAAPPGAVLTRDQQGRALGWALWSPASEISLRLLDRDPDAVIDGRWWHAQLQSAIARRLPLAGLTDSCRLVHGEGDGLPSLVVDRFDRWLVAQFLSAGVEAFREEIVEALHALTGAEGALARNDVSVRTREGLERTVEPLWGEVPQEVEVNEHGVRYFAAPHTGQKTGAFLDQRENRVLVGSVARGRALDVFSYHGSFALHLAQRSDSVTAVDSSGPALARASENAVLNGRQNITLVEADAFDFLRAREAEGARYDTIVLDPPAFAKNKASLEGAVRGYKDINFRAMRLLAPGGLLYTASCSYHLSKSRFLEMLQDSAADSGRRMVLRAITGQPLDHPEVITVPETGYLKGALLEAGD from the coding sequence ATGAAAGAATCCCACGCCGTCGTCTCCGCTCGAGGTGCCCGCCGCTGGCAGACGGGCCATCCCTGGATCTTCCGTTCCGACATCGTGAAGCCGCCTGCGGCACCGCCCGGCGCGGTGCTGACGCGCGACCAACAGGGCCGCGCACTAGGCTGGGCGCTTTGGAGTCCGGCGTCCGAGATTTCGTTGCGACTGCTCGACCGCGACCCCGACGCGGTGATTGACGGCCGTTGGTGGCACGCACAGCTCCAATCGGCGATCGCACGCCGCCTCCCGCTCGCGGGGCTGACCGACTCCTGCCGATTGGTGCATGGCGAGGGGGACGGCCTCCCCTCGCTGGTCGTGGATCGGTTTGACCGTTGGCTCGTGGCGCAGTTTCTCTCGGCCGGGGTCGAGGCGTTTCGCGAGGAGATTGTTGAAGCGCTGCATGCGCTGACCGGCGCCGAGGGGGCGTTGGCACGCAACGACGTGTCGGTGCGCACGCGCGAGGGCTTGGAGCGCACGGTGGAGCCGTTGTGGGGCGAGGTGCCGCAGGAAGTGGAAGTGAACGAACATGGCGTTCGATATTTTGCCGCGCCGCACACTGGGCAGAAGACCGGCGCGTTTTTGGATCAGCGCGAGAACCGCGTGCTGGTTGGCTCGGTGGCGCGTGGGCGGGCCCTCGATGTGTTCAGTTATCACGGGTCATTTGCGCTGCATCTCGCGCAGCGCTCGGACAGCGTGACGGCGGTGGACAGCTCCGGCCCGGCGCTGGCGCGGGCGAGCGAGAACGCCGTGCTGAACGGGCGCCAGAACATCACGCTGGTGGAAGCCGACGCGTTCGATTTTCTGCGGGCGCGCGAAGCGGAAGGGGCGCGGTACGACACGATCGTGCTTGATCCGCCAGCGTTTGCCAAGAACAAGGCATCGCTCGAAGGCGCCGTGCGCGGCTATAAGGACATCAACTTTCGAGCCATGCGGCTGCTCGCGCCCGGCGGATTGCTGTACACGGCGAGCTGCAGCTACCACCTGAGCAAGTCGCGCTTTTTGGAAATGCTCCAGGACTCGGCGGCCGATTCTGGGCGTCGCATGGTGTTGCGGGCGATCACCGGTCAGCCACTCGATCATCCGGAGGTCATCACGGTACCGGAGACCGGATACCTCAAGGGCGCGTTGCTCGAAGCCGGAGATTGA
- the mutM gene encoding bifunctional DNA-formamidopyrimidine glycosylase/DNA-(apurinic or apyrimidinic site) lyase: MPELPEVEEAAQRLRVAAVGHTVIALRALHPSQRKQLPARRARRAIGRRIVAVERRGKYQSIRFDDDSTLLVHFRMDGDWHVGRCEDPPARFARAVLDLENDTRLSLVDARALCTITWHESGVDPLPALGPEADDPAITATALRNALAARRGPIKAVLLDQRVLAGLGNIYAAESLWRASIHPAASAAALREPTLQRLITAIRASLADGVRNAARYRTGVRVAPLKVYDREGEPCTRCSATIRRITQAGRSTYYCAGCQRLKR; the protein is encoded by the coding sequence ATGCCAGAACTGCCGGAAGTCGAAGAAGCCGCGCAGCGACTCCGCGTCGCCGCTGTAGGGCACACCGTGATCGCCTTGCGTGCGTTGCATCCCTCCCAGCGGAAGCAACTCCCCGCCCGTCGTGCTCGGCGTGCCATCGGCCGCCGCATCGTAGCGGTCGAGCGGCGCGGAAAGTATCAGAGCATTCGCTTCGACGACGACTCCACGCTCCTCGTGCATTTTCGCATGGACGGCGATTGGCACGTTGGACGGTGCGAGGATCCGCCGGCGCGCTTTGCACGCGCCGTACTCGATCTCGAGAACGACACGCGCCTCTCGCTCGTGGACGCGCGCGCGCTCTGCACCATCACCTGGCATGAGAGCGGCGTCGATCCACTGCCGGCACTCGGACCCGAAGCGGACGATCCCGCGATCACCGCAACGGCGTTGCGCAACGCGCTGGCGGCTCGCCGCGGCCCCATCAAGGCCGTCTTGCTCGATCAACGCGTGTTGGCAGGCCTCGGCAATATTTACGCGGCAGAATCGCTCTGGCGCGCTTCTATCCATCCTGCCGCATCAGCCGCCGCACTGCGCGAGCCCACGTTGCAACGTTTGATCACCGCCATCCGCGCTTCACTCGCCGATGGGGTGCGCAACGCCGCGCGGTACCGTACTGGTGTGCGCGTGGCGCCGCTCAAGGTGTACGATCGCGAAGGCGAACCGTGCACGCGCTGCAGTGCCACGATTCGGCGCATCACGCAGGCGGGGCGCTCCACGTACTACTGCGCGGGCTGCCAGCGGCTCAAGCGCTAG
- the tdh gene encoding L-threonine 3-dehydrogenase — MKALVKTSPSAGFTLMDVPVPAIRGDEVLIKVRRAGVCGTDVHIHEWDAWAQNRCRPPFTVGHEFAGEVVEVGNLVTDVKVGDRVTAEGHIVCGRCHLCRTGNGHVCPNTKIIGVDRDGCFAEYIAMPATNVWHLDDEVSFEVGGIHDPMGNAFHTALHDTELPGKTVLITGCGPIGIFAVGICKAAGASRVIASDVNPTRLALAAQMGAHDAVQPQDAERAVRAATDGLGVDVVLEMSGVPAAIHQAFKLVRVGGRVQMLGIPSKPLDIELASEIIFKGITVYGVVGRRMYETWIQMTQFLRSGQFDPRPVITHRFPLEAHAEAIRVIKAGEAGKVVFEIA; from the coding sequence ATGAAAGCCCTCGTTAAAACATCCCCGTCCGCCGGCTTTACGCTGATGGATGTTCCCGTCCCCGCCATTCGCGGCGACGAAGTGCTCATCAAGGTTCGCCGCGCTGGTGTCTGCGGTACCGACGTCCACATCCATGAATGGGACGCGTGGGCTCAGAACCGCTGTCGGCCGCCGTTTACCGTGGGCCACGAGTTTGCCGGTGAAGTAGTCGAGGTCGGCAACTTGGTGACCGATGTAAAGGTTGGCGACCGCGTGACCGCCGAGGGGCACATTGTCTGTGGACGGTGCCATCTGTGCCGCACCGGAAATGGGCATGTATGTCCGAACACAAAAATTATTGGCGTGGACCGCGACGGCTGCTTTGCGGAGTACATTGCGATGCCGGCGACGAATGTCTGGCACCTCGACGACGAGGTGTCGTTTGAGGTGGGAGGCATTCATGACCCCATGGGGAACGCGTTCCATACGGCGCTGCACGACACGGAACTGCCAGGAAAGACGGTTCTCATCACGGGATGCGGACCGATCGGCATTTTTGCGGTGGGGATCTGCAAGGCGGCTGGAGCCAGCCGCGTGATTGCAAGCGATGTGAATCCGACGCGACTGGCGCTGGCCGCGCAGATGGGCGCGCACGACGCCGTGCAACCACAGGACGCCGAACGCGCGGTGCGCGCGGCGACCGACGGACTTGGCGTGGACGTGGTGCTCGAGATGAGCGGCGTGCCGGCAGCGATCCATCAGGCGTTCAAGCTGGTGCGGGTGGGTGGCCGCGTGCAGATGCTCGGGATTCCGTCCAAGCCGCTGGACATTGAACTCGCCTCGGAGATCATCTTCAAGGGGATCACCGTCTACGGCGTGGTAGGACGCCGGATGTACGAGACGTGGATTCAGATGACGCAGTTTCTGCGGAGCGGTCAGTTTGATCCGCGCCCGGTGATCACGCACCGGTTCCCGCTGGAGGCGCACGCGGAGGCGATTCGCGTGATCAAGGCGGGGGAAGCGGGGAAAGTGGTGTTTGAAATCGCATAA
- the ruvX gene encoding Holliday junction resolvase RuvX has translation MINPTKLARWMAIDLGDRRVGLALSDPEGMIASPAGFIERRAGKRPPLTALLAKAKELEAQGFVVGLPLDGAGEEGPRAAEARRLSEELSIRTGLPARLVDERFTTSAALGAIAAMGGSTRGRKGDVDAIAATLLLQHAMRMAEVAPQPEANAGGADVA, from the coding sequence ATGATCAACCCCACCAAGCTCGCGCGCTGGATGGCAATCGATCTCGGCGACCGCCGAGTGGGCTTGGCGCTGAGCGATCCCGAAGGGATGATCGCTAGCCCGGCAGGCTTCATCGAGCGGCGGGCAGGAAAGCGTCCCCCGCTCACGGCCCTGCTCGCCAAGGCCAAGGAGCTCGAGGCGCAGGGATTCGTCGTGGGGCTTCCCCTCGATGGCGCCGGCGAAGAAGGCCCGCGCGCTGCGGAAGCACGTCGACTTTCAGAAGAACTCTCCATTCGCACGGGACTTCCCGCCCGCTTGGTCGATGAGCGCTTTACCACCAGCGCCGCGCTGGGCGCGATTGCTGCGATGGGTGGGTCGACGCGCGGACGTAAAGGAGACGTCGACGCCATTGCCGCGACGTTGCTATTGCAGCACGCGATGCGCATGGCCGAGGTTGCGCCACAACCCGAAGCGAACGCAGGAGGAGCCGATGTTGCGTGA
- a CDS encoding TldD/PmbA family protein, translating into MSAPKRLLDAVTRLSAEPEGVLSREAVQALCEKTVKMSKADAVNVSINGGITQNIRFAANQLSTAGSIVDATVVVQSSFGAKHAVVTTNDLSDESLLRTVRASERLAKLAPDDPEAMPELSAQQYDAVNAWFDVTANNSAADRAGVARTALDPARQAGDVTTAGFLIAGAGYNAIANQKGLFAYFRSTSANYQLTVRTNDGTGSGWAAADHPDWAQIDYAAVARRALEKARASRAPAKIEPGRYVVILEPQATGDLVQLILNYADARSSDEGRSPFVKADGGNKIGEKIVDSRVTLFSDPADPQLRSQPFDGEGFPLKKQLWIENGVLKQLYYSRFWAQKQKKIATGAPSSFNMSGGSKSVEELVQGTERGILVTRLWYLREVDPRTILYTGLTRDGTFLIENGKIAKSVSNLRFNESPLFMLNNLEALGRTERLAGTEQGGAVAMPSIKVRDFNFTSLSEAV; encoded by the coding sequence ATGTCCGCCCCCAAACGCCTCCTCGACGCCGTCACCCGCCTTTCCGCCGAACCCGAAGGGGTGCTCAGCCGCGAGGCTGTGCAGGCGCTGTGCGAGAAGACCGTCAAAATGTCCAAGGCCGATGCCGTCAACGTGAGCATCAATGGCGGCATCACGCAGAACATCCGCTTTGCCGCCAATCAGCTCTCCACCGCTGGTTCGATCGTCGATGCCACGGTAGTGGTGCAGTCATCATTTGGCGCCAAGCACGCCGTCGTCACCACCAACGATCTCTCGGACGAATCGCTCCTTCGCACCGTCCGGGCATCGGAACGCCTCGCCAAGCTCGCTCCGGACGATCCCGAAGCCATGCCCGAGCTCTCGGCGCAGCAGTACGACGCCGTCAACGCGTGGTTTGATGTCACCGCCAACAACTCGGCGGCGGACCGCGCCGGTGTGGCGCGTACCGCGCTCGACCCCGCACGGCAGGCCGGCGATGTCACCACTGCGGGCTTCCTCATTGCTGGCGCCGGCTACAACGCCATCGCCAACCAGAAGGGATTGTTCGCGTATTTCCGTTCCACGAGCGCGAATTATCAGCTCACCGTGCGCACCAACGATGGAACGGGATCGGGATGGGCCGCGGCCGATCATCCCGATTGGGCGCAGATTGATTACGCCGCCGTGGCACGTCGCGCGCTCGAAAAAGCGCGTGCATCACGTGCGCCGGCCAAAATCGAACCCGGCCGATATGTGGTCATTCTTGAGCCGCAAGCGACGGGAGACCTCGTTCAGCTCATTTTAAATTATGCCGATGCCCGCAGTTCCGACGAGGGTCGATCGCCCTTCGTGAAGGCCGATGGCGGTAACAAAATAGGGGAGAAGATCGTCGATTCTCGGGTCACTTTATTTTCTGATCCCGCCGATCCACAGTTGCGCTCGCAACCGTTCGATGGGGAAGGTTTCCCTCTGAAAAAACAACTTTGGATAGAAAACGGCGTGTTGAAGCAGTTGTACTATTCACGCTTCTGGGCACAGAAACAAAAGAAGATCGCGACCGGTGCACCAAGCTCGTTTAATATGTCCGGAGGCTCCAAAAGTGTCGAAGAATTGGTCCAGGGCACGGAACGCGGAATTCTCGTAACTAGGCTCTGGTACTTGCGCGAAGTCGATCCTCGTACAATTCTGTACACAGGATTGACGCGCGATGGCACGTTCTTAATTGAAAATGGAAAGATTGCGAAGAGCGTTTCGAACCTTCGGTTCAACGAATCACCGCTCTTCATGTTGAATAATCTTGAGGCGCTCGGACGGACTGAGCGACTCGCCGGGACTGAGCAAGGCGGAGCAGTGGCAATGCCGTCGATCAAAGTCCGGGACTTCAACTTCACGAGCCTCTCTGAGGCCGTGTAA
- a CDS encoding RNA polymerase sigma factor, which yields MSLPHTDDLELLKRASDGDDSAFRVLVERHESAVARVVTAMLGPGDDADDVGQETFVRLFQAKQDFRGESQLRSYLTRIAINRCCDVLDRRKRQATWLRLTGSDDDTTVHLAAPEPTESVEIAERNEALRLAVESLDAKHKAVVVLRILEERSTRDTAALLGVPEGTVMSRLTRALSKLKVTLGPEFM from the coding sequence GTGAGCCTGCCACACACCGACGATCTCGAGCTCCTCAAGCGCGCCTCTGACGGCGACGACTCCGCGTTCCGCGTGCTCGTCGAACGCCACGAGTCTGCGGTGGCACGCGTCGTGACAGCCATGCTTGGCCCCGGGGATGATGCCGACGACGTTGGGCAGGAGACCTTCGTTCGACTCTTTCAGGCTAAACAGGATTTTCGCGGCGAGTCGCAACTGCGCTCCTACCTCACACGAATCGCGATCAACCGTTGTTGCGACGTTCTGGACCGTCGCAAACGGCAAGCCACCTGGCTCCGCCTCACCGGCAGCGATGACGACACCACGGTGCACCTCGCCGCGCCGGAGCCCACGGAATCCGTCGAAATCGCCGAGCGGAATGAAGCGCTCCGCTTGGCCGTCGAATCTCTAGATGCGAAACACAAGGCGGTGGTGGTGCTCCGCATTCTCGAGGAACGCTCCACACGAGACACGGCCGCGCTCCTCGGCGTCCCCGAGGGCACGGTGATGAGTCGATTGACCCGAGCACTCAGCAAACTCAAAGTGACACTTGGACCGGAGTTCATGTGA
- the aroH gene encoding chorismate mutase, whose protein sequence is MSRYKVRAVRGATTVDRDEPGEIRLAVHEMLDALLDQNDLTSLDIVSALFTATPDVVSEFPAHAARLYGWTDVPLICAQELPVEGALSHCLRVMLHVETARARHEMRHVYLRNAVLLRQDLLSD, encoded by the coding sequence ATGTCCCGCTACAAAGTCCGCGCCGTGCGCGGTGCCACGACGGTCGATCGCGACGAACCGGGTGAAATCCGGCTCGCCGTGCACGAAATGCTCGACGCCCTCCTCGATCAGAACGATCTGACCTCGCTCGACATCGTGAGCGCCCTCTTCACGGCGACGCCCGATGTCGTGAGCGAGTTTCCTGCGCATGCCGCGCGCCTCTACGGCTGGACCGACGTGCCGCTGATCTGCGCGCAAGAACTTCCGGTGGAAGGCGCGCTCTCGCACTGCCTGCGGGTGATGCTCCACGTCGAAACCGCTCGCGCCCGCCACGAAATGCGCCATGTGTACCTCCGCAACGCGGTGCTCCTGCGGCAGGACCTCCTCTCCGACTAG
- the mltG gene encoding endolytic transglycosylase MltG, whose protein sequence is MLRESSSRTHTRRAAWLVGVLMAAALTACGSATGPEVHLTIRKGSSFREAADSLAAHGLVRSARVFGLYAEVRGHDRKLRWGTYVLRAGLSYEQLLDALRAGRGIVHSMTVPEGFTIAQITPLLVEALDVSADSVDAAVRDTALRHRVDTPAPTLEGYLFPDTYTFADRTTAREAVRLMVERFEKAWKPEWNARLAEMAMSRNDIVTLASIVEKEVRRGEERPVVAAVYLNRLKAHIPLQADPTVQYALGKRPGRVYFKDLRVDSPYNTYRVVGLPPGPIASPGSASLQASVSPAKVPYRFFVAHPDGHHEFRRTFAEHLEAIQMVRSAARVDSAQREAAARKAARDSATRAVWPRDTIKP, encoded by the coding sequence ATGTTGCGTGAATCGTCGTCTCGGACTCACACGCGCCGCGCCGCGTGGTTGGTTGGCGTATTGATGGCCGCGGCACTCACCGCCTGCGGCAGCGCCACCGGCCCTGAAGTGCATCTCACCATCCGGAAGGGCTCGTCGTTCCGTGAGGCGGCAGACTCCCTCGCGGCGCATGGGCTCGTGCGATCGGCGCGCGTCTTTGGACTATATGCGGAAGTCCGTGGTCACGATCGGAAACTGCGCTGGGGCACCTATGTATTGCGCGCGGGGCTTTCGTACGAGCAGCTGCTCGACGCCCTGCGCGCCGGTCGCGGCATTGTGCACTCGATGACGGTGCCCGAAGGCTTCACTATTGCGCAGATCACGCCGCTCTTGGTGGAAGCGCTCGACGTGTCTGCGGATTCTGTGGATGCCGCCGTGCGCGACACCGCGTTGCGCCACCGCGTGGACACCCCTGCCCCGACGCTCGAAGGCTATTTGTTTCCCGACACCTACACCTTTGCGGACCGCACCACGGCGCGCGAAGCGGTGCGGTTGATGGTGGAGCGGTTTGAAAAAGCGTGGAAGCCCGAATGGAATGCACGACTCGCCGAGATGGCGATGTCGCGCAATGACATCGTGACGCTCGCGTCGATTGTCGAGAAGGAAGTGCGGCGCGGAGAAGAACGGCCCGTGGTGGCGGCGGTGTATCTCAACCGACTCAAGGCGCACATTCCGCTTCAGGCCGATCCCACCGTGCAGTACGCGCTCGGCAAGCGCCCAGGGCGCGTGTATTTCAAAGATCTGAGGGTCGATTCGCCCTACAATACGTACCGCGTGGTGGGGCTCCCTCCCGGCCCGATCGCGTCGCCAGGGAGCGCGAGTCTACAGGCTTCGGTATCGCCGGCCAAGGTGCCGTATCGATTTTTTGTGGCGCACCCAGACGGCCACCACGAGTTTCGGCGGACTTTCGCCGAGCATTTGGAAGCGATTCAGATGGTGCGGTCCGCAGCGCGCGTTGATTCGGCTCAGCGGGAAGCGGCGGCGCGGAAAGCGGCGCGTGACTCGGCGACTCGTGCGGTATGGCCGCGCGATACGATCAAGCCCTAG